The Vibrio orientalis CIP 102891 = ATCC 33934 genome window below encodes:
- the gspH gene encoding type II secretion system minor pseudopilin GspH produces MRHHSGFTLLEILLVLVLVSVASVAVISTLPVSAEDGAKQQAQSLYHRVQLLNEEAILSGRDYGLHVDEKKSAYEFFHLTSEGWQRLDGVNIAERTELDDNLALNLVLGGNVWANKERLFEPGSLFDEEMFAEYEQEKRLPPPQVFIMSSGEVTPFSIAIYPQDSDAEKDGWRIVAKENGQILLFAPGESDEQQ; encoded by the coding sequence ATACGCCATCACTCTGGTTTTACGTTACTTGAGATTTTGCTGGTATTAGTACTGGTATCGGTAGCGTCGGTAGCGGTTATCTCAACACTACCTGTTAGTGCAGAAGATGGCGCCAAACAGCAGGCTCAATCACTCTACCATCGTGTCCAACTTCTTAATGAAGAGGCGATACTCAGTGGACGTGATTATGGCCTGCATGTAGACGAGAAAAAATCAGCGTATGAGTTTTTTCATCTTACATCAGAAGGTTGGCAGCGCTTGGATGGCGTCAATATTGCCGAGCGTACTGAATTAGATGATAACTTAGCCTTAAACCTTGTGTTGGGCGGTAATGTGTGGGCCAACAAAGAGCGTTTGTTCGAGCCAGGCAGCCTGTTTGATGAAGAGATGTTTGCCGAATATGAGCAAGAGAAGCGTCTTCCTCCTCCACAAGTGTTTATTATGTCTAGTGGTGAAGTGACGCCATTTTCTATTGCTATTTACCCGCAAGACTCGGATGCCGAGAAAGACGGTTGGCGAATAGTGGCAAAAGAAAA
- the gspG gene encoding type II secretion system major pseudopilin GspG, whose protein sequence is MNKKMKKQSGFTLLEVMVVVVILGILASFVVPNLLGNKEKADQQKAITDIVALENALDMYKLDNSVYPSTDQGLDALVNKPSSPEPRNYRDGGYIKRLPNDPWGNDYQYLSPGDNGSVDIFTLGADGQEGGEGANTDIGNWNIQDFQ, encoded by the coding sequence ATGAACAAAAAAATGAAAAAACAGTCAGGCTTTACCCTATTAGAAGTCATGGTCGTCGTGGTGATCTTGGGTATTTTGGCAAGCTTTGTTGTACCTAACTTACTGGGCAACAAAGAGAAAGCCGATCAACAAAAAGCGATTACCGATATTGTTGCGTTAGAAAATGCACTTGATATGTACAAGCTAGACAACAGTGTTTACCCATCAACTGATCAGGGTCTAGATGCGCTTGTTAATAAGCCTTCGAGCCCAGAGCCACGTAACTACCGTGATGGTGGCTATATCAAGCGTCTACCTAATGACCCATGGGGCAATGATTACCAGTACCTAAGCCCGGGTGATAACGGTAGTGTGGACATCTTTACTTTAGGTGCTGATGGCCAAGAAGGTGGTGAAGGTGCCAATACCGATATTGGTAACTGGAACATTCAAGACTTTCAGTAA